From the genome of Rosettibacter firmus, one region includes:
- the cas10 gene encoding type III-B CRISPR-associated protein Cas10/Cmr2, whose product MSENFQTLFGFTIGPIYEMMSNSKKTRELWFSSFFFSWYVKLLVKLLYNKLSTNSDITVLTPYFDPSKPPPKSKAGLFPDHVVGISKKSLDDTLSTISDINIEIKNNFIDIIDNAGKSDYLSGKSRSDVENIFNDYIQTNIVVLPANGIEKKHVIKTVEAHLDALERNRYFSLGKNETTCFRCKILPSTFNIKDNFDKKYEEQAVCPFCFIKFKCNTIADVITESSQPSNFHYRSTGEISGYELINYLIKKNKISYEKYLKEYDEISFEPYTEEGKKFRELFPNDFDQFKDYQKYMAIVVADGDNLGKMANDIEDPQKFSKTLFGFGQQAAIITEKEFHGEPVYLGGDDLLVFMPTAYKIENDIKTIFDYIQSISIKYTTELGKINLKGSISFGVHLFYYKSPLSIAIDEARKLLGEAKSQDGKNSLVLLLTQHSGQQIKVHFKLCTDQLKNYSEFLKGILKGEIKYPEGIHHNLLRYKKVLTNLTNPNQLDAFMKNRFNEDIHKEFSGIGNVFEMLKEILTYSDGSTLKIYRGEPAEILFDEFISRIKLIKFITGEK is encoded by the coding sequence ATGAGCGAAAATTTTCAAACTCTCTTCGGCTTTACAATCGGTCCCATCTATGAAATGATGAGCAATTCAAAAAAAACACGTGAACTATGGTTTAGTTCTTTCTTCTTTTCATGGTATGTTAAATTATTAGTTAAATTATTATATAATAAATTATCTACAAATAGTGACATCACAGTTCTTACACCTTATTTCGATCCATCAAAACCACCACCAAAATCTAAAGCCGGGTTATTTCCTGATCATGTTGTGGGAATAAGTAAAAAATCACTTGATGATACTTTAAGCACAATTAGCGACATAAATATTGAAATTAAAAATAACTTTATTGACATTATTGATAATGCTGGTAAATCAGATTATTTATCTGGCAAATCAAGAAGTGATGTAGAAAATATATTTAATGATTACATTCAAACAAATATAGTTGTTCTGCCGGCAAACGGAATAGAAAAAAAGCATGTTATAAAAACTGTTGAAGCACACCTCGATGCATTGGAACGCAATCGTTATTTCTCACTTGGTAAAAATGAAACCACATGTTTTAGATGCAAAATACTTCCATCCACTTTTAATATTAAAGATAACTTTGATAAAAAATATGAAGAACAAGCTGTCTGCCCATTTTGTTTTATTAAATTCAAATGTAATACAATTGCTGATGTTATAACAGAATCTTCTCAACCTTCTAACTTTCATTACAGATCTACCGGAGAAATTTCCGGTTACGAGTTGATTAATTACCTTATAAAAAAAAATAAGATTAGTTATGAGAAATATTTAAAAGAATATGATGAAATTTCATTTGAACCATATACTGAGGAAGGGAAAAAATTTAGAGAATTATTTCCAAATGATTTCGATCAGTTTAAAGACTATCAAAAGTATATGGCAATTGTAGTTGCTGATGGGGATAACCTTGGTAAAATGGCTAATGATATTGAAGACCCTCAAAAATTTTCTAAAACGCTTTTTGGTTTTGGACAACAAGCTGCAATAATCACTGAAAAGGAATTCCATGGCGAACCGGTTTACCTTGGGGGTGATGATTTACTTGTATTTATGCCGACTGCATACAAAATAGAGAACGACATAAAAACCATATTTGATTATATCCAGTCTATTTCTATTAAGTATACAACGGAATTAGGTAAAATAAATCTTAAGGGTAGTATCTCATTCGGTGTTCATTTATTTTATTATAAATCTCCTTTATCCATTGCAATAGATGAAGCACGTAAACTTCTTGGTGAGGCAAAATCGCAAGATGGTAAGAATTCACTTGTGCTGCTTTTAACCCAGCATTCGGGACAACAAATAAAAGTCCATTTCAAGTTATGTACAGACCAATTGAAAAATTATTCAGAATTTCTTAAAGGTATATTAAAAGGTGAAATCAAATATCCAGAGGGAATTCATCATAATTTGCTTCGATATAAAAAGGTATTAACGAACTTAACCAATCCAAATCAACTCGATGCATTTATGAAAAACCGTTTTAATGAAGATATACATAAGGAATTCTCCGGAATAGGTAATGTATTTGAAATGCTGAAGGAAATACTTACATACTCAGACGGCAGTACTTTAAAAATTTATAGAGGTGAACCGGCAGAAATACTGTTTGATGAATTTATATCACGAATAAAATTAATAAAGTTTATTACGGGAGAGAAATAA
- the cmr4 gene encoding type III-B CRISPR module RAMP protein Cmr4, producing the protein MNTYKMYIIETLSNMHVGSGDTHFGIVDNLIQRNPVTNIPVIHASGIKGSIREYFDHLLKYNNSNTNLEKDEVIELFGSEVEGGPETPDALKNSPGHLIFFEANMLTLPLRSNQNVFYNCTSEAIIIDYLNMFEDFIRKVPEFNDLKAFLKTMNFRNHDFYYFNDVDDLEIEDYTKGMKYKSQIPDSVKKAFNTYLNIDINNLAIFDSSLFSRICKDSIPVVARNYIKEDGTSGNLFYEEVLPRKTTLYFLLGYDSYLNQNSKKNLKDKFEKEFNNNGKVYQFGANYSIGYGFSKIVKVIE; encoded by the coding sequence ATGAATACTTACAAAATGTATATCATCGAAACACTTTCAAATATGCATGTTGGTTCAGGGGATACTCACTTTGGTATTGTTGATAATCTTATTCAACGAAATCCTGTAACAAACATACCTGTTATTCATGCCTCTGGTATCAAGGGCTCAATAAGAGAATATTTTGATCATTTGCTAAAATATAATAACAGTAATACAAACTTAGAAAAAGATGAGGTAATAGAACTTTTTGGCAGCGAAGTGGAAGGTGGACCTGAAACTCCTGATGCCCTAAAAAATTCTCCCGGGCATCTTATATTTTTTGAAGCTAATATGCTTACACTCCCTTTACGCTCAAATCAAAATGTCTTTTACAATTGTACTTCCGAAGCAATAATAATTGACTATTTAAATATGTTTGAAGACTTTATCCGAAAAGTCCCTGAATTTAATGATCTGAAAGCATTCCTCAAGACAATGAACTTTAGAAACCATGATTTCTATTATTTTAATGATGTAGATGATCTTGAAATTGAAGATTATACAAAAGGTATGAAATATAAATCCCAAATTCCCGATTCCGTAAAAAAAGCTTTTAATACTTATCTCAATATAGATATCAACAACCTCGCAATATTCGATTCATCTCTTTTTAGTAGAATTTGTAAAGATTCAATTCCAGTAGTTGCACGTAACTATATTAAAGAAGATGGTACCAGCGGTAATCTTTTTTATGAAGAAGTACTCCCAAGAAAAACTACGCTTTACTTTTTACTCGGTTATGATTCCTATTTAAATCAAAATTCTAAAAAGAATTTAAAGGATAAGTTTGAGAAAGAATTTAATAATAATGGTAAGGTATATCAATTTGGTGCAAACTATTCTATTGGTTACGGATTTTCTAAAATTGTTAAAGTTATTGAGTAA
- the cmr6 gene encoding type III-B CRISPR module RAMP protein Cmr6, which translates to MSANLSYQYYIAGSKYSNGILLEKNIEFKRDLKEFYVTNDKIWDNNYKVYFKHPLVTGNTKFTLETTYPGLLIGAGYSHGAIHDVNPEDKNDISDFNLGFYFDHTTGFPVIPGSSVKGVLKSVFPKKDFPYIEEKLTYIKDKVRLVNEKASDFIKIDNWEEIFFGKLPMRKHIFCDAYIEEIPDNKKIFEDDYITPHTEGIFKNPKPIRFLKIAPGIKFTFQFVVCDYKFNDNIILTAEHIVQVFKQIILDFGVGAKRNVGYGQFKETKT; encoded by the coding sequence ATGAGTGCAAATTTATCTTATCAGTATTACATTGCTGGCAGTAAGTATTCAAATGGCATTTTGCTAGAAAAAAATATTGAGTTTAAAAGAGATCTTAAAGAATTTTATGTAACAAATGATAAAATTTGGGACAATAATTATAAAGTTTATTTTAAACATCCTTTAGTAACTGGTAACACAAAATTTACTCTCGAAACAACTTACCCTGGATTACTAATCGGGGCAGGTTATTCACATGGTGCAATTCACGATGTAAACCCTGAAGATAAAAATGACATCTCAGATTTTAATCTTGGTTTTTACTTTGATCATACTACCGGATTTCCTGTTATTCCGGGCTCTTCAGTTAAAGGAGTTCTTAAGAGCGTTTTCCCAAAAAAAGATTTTCCGTATATAGAAGAAAAACTTACTTATATAAAAGATAAAGTGAGGTTAGTTAACGAAAAGGCTTCTGATTTTATTAAAATAGATAACTGGGAAGAAATATTCTTTGGCAAATTACCTATGCGTAAACATATTTTCTGCGATGCTTACATAGAGGAAATTCCAGATAATAAAAAGATATTTGAAGATGATTATATAACACCTCATACAGAAGGAATATTTAAAAATCCTAAACCAATCCGTTTCTTAAAAATTGCACCAGGGATAAAATTTACTTTTCAATTTGTTGTCTGTGATTATAAATTTAACGATAATATTATTCTTACAGCAGAGCATATTGTTCAAGTCTTCAAACAAATTATACTCGATTTTGGTGTGGGTGCTAAGAGAAATGTTGGTTATGGCCAATTTAAGGAAACAAAAACATGA
- a CDS encoding type III-B CRISPR module-associated Cmr3 family protein: protein MSIPHLITFKPAGKFYFGTSQSFGESFYAKSLMFPSQTTILGTLRAKILGEHNKLDLKTRLPLNLDDDLKELTGTSEMKGIDDPDDNFGKILKISPVFIVRQKRESECPEDFLLPAPADVFQNEDGKLYLVEFKPEENSKVITGESNHLSFSAGKKMKDSTAAYLGGIQFWNEYKEYKQKKKLTTHSGYFTEKIIIADSQHGIARKDRTTREEEGLFYIKNDYRMNDDYAFGVIVHLSEENVIENNDVFMGGERSLFKMKVERLPKSLPHLYTNHPVISRFISDKDYGDYNGNFDVDFDGEKLVLISPFFGNNDILRDLKFALISGMHSPRFLSSRKEKTDSFRAIPTGSVLFPANRLVKIKTYPAAIKIGYNFAIKF, encoded by the coding sequence ATGAGTATTCCCCATTTAATAACATTCAAACCAGCAGGAAAATTTTATTTTGGAACTTCACAATCATTTGGTGAAAGTTTTTATGCAAAATCATTAATGTTCCCTTCACAAACAACTATTCTGGGAACTCTGCGTGCTAAAATTCTTGGAGAACATAATAAACTTGATTTAAAAACGAGATTACCTTTAAATCTTGATGATGATTTAAAAGAACTCACCGGGACCTCTGAAATGAAAGGAATTGATGATCCAGACGATAACTTTGGGAAAATACTTAAAATATCACCGGTTTTTATTGTTAGACAAAAGAGAGAATCAGAATGTCCTGAGGATTTTTTACTTCCCGCTCCCGCTGATGTTTTTCAGAATGAAGATGGTAAACTGTATCTTGTTGAGTTTAAACCCGAGGAAAATTCAAAGGTAATCACTGGGGAAAGCAATCATCTTTCATTTAGTGCCGGCAAAAAAATGAAGGATTCGACAGCTGCATATCTTGGAGGAATCCAATTCTGGAATGAGTATAAAGAATATAAGCAAAAGAAAAAATTGACTACACACAGTGGATACTTTACAGAAAAGATAATAATTGCCGATTCGCAGCATGGTATTGCAAGAAAAGATCGCACTACAAGAGAGGAAGAAGGTTTATTTTATATTAAGAATGATTATAGAATGAATGATGACTATGCCTTTGGTGTGATAGTACATTTAAGCGAAGAAAATGTAATTGAAAATAATGACGTTTTCATGGGAGGAGAACGCTCTTTGTTTAAGATGAAAGTTGAAAGATTACCTAAATCTTTGCCACATCTATACACAAATCACCCGGTAATAAGTAGGTTTATAAGTGATAAAGACTATGGCGATTATAATGGCAATTTTGATGTTGATTTTGATGGTGAAAAACTTGTTCTTATTTCACCCTTTTTTGGCAATAATGACATTTTACGTGATCTGAAATTTGCATTAATAAGTGGAATGCATTCACCGAGATTCTTATCAAGCAGGAAAGAGAAAACAGATTCTTTCAGAGCAATACCAACTGGCTCTGTGCTATTCCCTGCAAATAGATTAGTAAAAATTAAAACTTATCCAGCAGCGATTAAGATCGGTTACAACTTTGCAATAAAATTTTAA
- a CDS encoding type III-B CRISPR module-associated protein Cmr5: protein MNLKKVDELIPVAIQLLEDPEDDFKNIKTTENKISSKYVGYIASFGPSVIQAGMAKTLAFYKKSGTADRSVITNFIKHVLIKGNSDLKLDKNKDLLTLYLENTNNQPTLKRLNFRDKILEAALACKLAMFTYETKEEEQ from the coding sequence ATGAACTTAAAGAAAGTTGACGAACTAATTCCAGTTGCTATTCAGCTTCTGGAAGATCCAGAGGATGATTTTAAGAATATCAAAACTACAGAAAATAAAATTTCTTCAAAGTATGTGGGTTATATTGCATCTTTTGGACCTTCCGTTATTCAAGCTGGAATGGCCAAAACTCTTGCTTTTTATAAGAAAAGCGGAACTGCTGATCGATCTGTAATAACCAATTTTATAAAGCATGTATTGATTAAAGGGAATTCAGATCTGAAACTTGATAAAAATAAAGATCTCCTCACTCTCTATTTAGAAAACACAAATAACCAACCGACATTAAAACGATTAAACTTTCGCGATAAAATATTAGAAGCAGCACTTGCTTGTAAGCTTGCTATGTTTACTTATGAAACCAAAGAGGAGGAACAATGA
- the cas2 gene encoding CRISPR-associated endonuclease Cas2 — protein sequence MIHIITYDIEDDKERNRVSKILEGYGIRVQESVFECNLNQKRYEELLLKLRKLAKGNFNIRIYPICKDCFSKSVGIGEVKHYPGLKGYEIV from the coding sequence ATGATACATATTATAACTTATGATATTGAAGACGACAAAGAAAGAAACCGTGTCAGCAAAATTTTAGAAGGTTATGGCATTCGAGTTCAGGAATCGGTTTTTGAGTGTAACCTTAATCAAAAACGGTATGAAGAACTTCTTCTTAAATTAAGAAAATTAGCTAAAGGTAATTTTAATATAAGAATTTACCCAATTTGCAAAGATTGTTTTTCTAAATCTGTTGGTATAGGAGAAGTAAAACATTATCCAGGATTAAAAGGATACGAAATAGTTTAG
- the cas1 gene encoding CRISPR-associated endonuclease Cas1 — MKEENILLGNKFTLTFIDSIFVESYNVKLKFKKPIHFHFYHGSKLFSFISNILEYHPLPQDKKKVNDIVIYPCESSRIFYKPGDEYNFQITFLRNDQKIIRNFFSNLANIPEFEFGGDLNKDSVELIDIFKIPDYTAYEPLGGNEFTLKFITPLRMERKEEDKKKGKTLFDLEYFDCKHFFKLLYKRIADLYKLNCGTYPSNEIPDNPEAEILDKYFIWIDVPKENNKITLGGMIGYIKFRTELEELWKRILWFGQITHVGKNSSAGFGKYLIEGYNHKTLIPKPSKNYLQLVVNKENLLNAFIHIKNNSDIAGIDGITPDIFELNLEQNINNLIEEIKSGQYKASDLQGIIIPKANNKIRALAIPTVKDRILQRAVVQIIGDSIDHLLEENSYAYRKGLSRKGAALAINEARKHGYNYILESDIQSFFDNVDWELLFKKIEILFDNDPISEFLLSWIKSDVIFNGIKIKRTKGLPQGAVISPLLANLFLDEFDEALQDNFKLVRYADDFVILCKSKEQAENALIEVKKTLENLKLEIKPSKTRIISFDEGFQYLGYLFLKSLIIEKNDERKENILDYEITPESIPEGSWLTLVDLEKLKSLHKTDLQEITPLKKNEVQEILLEKFPLYVTGNSYIHIDEENINIINDDEPDVVPIKYPLQDIVSVVIIGNSRISMPAIFKLNENNIPIYFCRPNGELKLSIPLNNPDFNLWTNQLTLANDYDFTLKFAREVVKAKINNHKVIARRVNEENDYKERFNSLIEKAKISDSLDSLRGIEGSSASLFYEVLNNSIPDEWKFDRRNKRPPKDPVNTMLSFGYSILYHHISTAILLEGINPQIGFYHKPSNRYYPLASDLQEEFRHIIDSLVLYIIRRNMVTRKDFIFEDSNYYPCFMTKDFRKKFISMVEERLKVEFTPPNFSKKITYKEFIVFQVKVLKFSIQKKEMKYQPLWIR; from the coding sequence ATGAAAGAAGAAAATATATTATTGGGAAATAAATTCACCTTAACATTCATCGACTCTATTTTTGTTGAAAGCTATAATGTTAAACTGAAATTTAAGAAGCCAATACATTTTCATTTTTACCACGGTTCAAAACTATTTAGCTTTATTTCTAATATTTTAGAGTATCATCCTTTGCCTCAAGATAAAAAGAAGGTAAACGATATAGTTATTTATCCATGCGAATCTTCAAGAATATTTTATAAACCAGGTGATGAATATAATTTTCAAATCACTTTTCTAAGAAATGATCAGAAAATAATTAGAAATTTTTTTTCTAACCTTGCTAATATTCCAGAATTTGAATTTGGTGGCGATTTAAATAAAGATTCAGTTGAACTAATTGATATTTTCAAAATCCCTGATTACACTGCTTATGAACCTCTTGGTGGTAATGAGTTTACATTAAAATTTATTACGCCTCTTAGAATGGAAAGGAAGGAAGAAGATAAAAAGAAAGGCAAGACTCTTTTTGATCTGGAATATTTTGATTGCAAGCACTTTTTTAAGCTACTTTACAAAAGGATAGCCGACTTATATAAATTAAATTGTGGAACTTATCCTTCCAATGAGATCCCAGATAACCCTGAAGCAGAAATTCTGGATAAGTATTTCATCTGGATTGATGTTCCAAAAGAAAATAATAAAATAACCTTAGGTGGCATGATTGGTTATATTAAATTTAGAACTGAACTTGAGGAACTCTGGAAAAGAATTTTGTGGTTTGGTCAAATTACACACGTCGGTAAAAACTCATCAGCTGGTTTTGGTAAATATTTAATTGAAGGTTACAATCACAAAACATTAATTCCAAAACCATCAAAAAATTATCTTCAATTGGTTGTAAATAAAGAGAATCTACTTAATGCGTTTATCCATATTAAAAATAATAGCGATATAGCCGGTATTGATGGGATTACTCCTGATATATTTGAATTAAATCTGGAACAAAATATTAACAATCTTATTGAAGAAATTAAATCTGGACAATACAAAGCCTCTGACTTACAAGGCATTATAATACCTAAAGCCAATAATAAAATAAGAGCTCTTGCTATTCCAACCGTTAAAGATCGCATTTTGCAAAGAGCTGTTGTTCAGATTATTGGGGATTCTATCGATCATTTATTGGAAGAAAATTCTTATGCTTACCGTAAAGGTTTATCCCGAAAAGGTGCAGCTCTGGCAATTAACGAAGCTCGCAAACATGGTTATAATTATATTCTCGAATCAGACATCCAATCATTCTTCGATAATGTTGACTGGGAGTTGCTCTTTAAGAAAATTGAAATTCTTTTTGATAACGATCCTATCTCCGAATTTCTATTATCCTGGATAAAAAGTGATGTTATTTTCAATGGAATTAAAATTAAGCGTACAAAAGGATTACCTCAAGGTGCTGTTATCTCTCCGTTGCTTGCTAATCTATTCTTGGATGAATTTGACGAAGCATTACAGGATAATTTTAAACTTGTACGTTATGCCGATGATTTTGTAATCCTCTGCAAATCAAAAGAACAAGCCGAAAATGCTCTTATTGAAGTTAAAAAAACTCTTGAAAATTTAAAGCTCGAAATAAAACCTTCCAAAACAAGAATCATCTCGTTTGATGAAGGTTTCCAGTACCTTGGATATCTATTCTTGAAATCTTTAATCATCGAAAAGAATGATGAAAGGAAAGAAAATATCCTGGATTATGAAATAACACCTGAATCAATTCCGGAAGGAAGCTGGCTTACTCTTGTTGATTTAGAAAAATTAAAATCGCTACACAAGACAGACCTTCAGGAAATTACACCTTTAAAAAAAAATGAAGTTCAGGAAATCCTCCTTGAAAAATTTCCTTTATATGTTACTGGTAATTCTTATATTCATATTGATGAAGAAAATATAAATATTATAAATGATGATGAACCTGATGTAGTACCCATAAAATATCCTCTTCAGGATATTGTTTCGGTTGTCATTATTGGAAACAGCCGCATTTCTATGCCTGCTATCTTTAAATTAAATGAAAATAATATACCTATCTATTTTTGCAGACCAAACGGTGAACTTAAATTATCGATCCCGCTTAATAATCCAGATTTCAATTTGTGGACTAATCAATTAACCCTTGCTAATGATTACGATTTTACTCTTAAATTTGCACGCGAAGTTGTAAAAGCAAAAATTAATAATCATAAAGTAATTGCAAGAAGAGTAAATGAAGAAAATGATTATAAAGAAAGATTCAATTCTCTTATAGAAAAAGCAAAAATTTCAGATTCGCTCGATTCTTTAAGGGGAATTGAAGGTAGTTCTGCATCTCTTTTTTATGAAGTTTTGAATAATTCTATTCCAGATGAATGGAAATTCGACAGACGTAATAAAAGACCACCGAAAGATCCCGTAAATACTATGCTTTCGTTTGGCTATTCAATTTTGTATCATCATATATCAACTGCAATTTTGTTAGAAGGTATAAATCCTCAAATAGGGTTTTATCATAAACCGAGTAATCGTTATTATCCCCTTGCCTCCGATCTTCAGGAAGAATTCAGACATATAATTGATAGTCTTGTTCTTTATATTATAAGAAGAAATATGGTTACAAGAAAAGATTTTATCTTTGAAGACAGTAATTACTATCCGTGTTTTATGACAAAAGATTTCAGGAAAAAATTTATTAGTATGGTGGAAGAGCGACTAAAAGTTGAATTTACACCACCTAATTTCTCTAAAAAAATTACGTATAAAGAATTTATTGTTTTTCAGGTGAAAGTATTAAAGTTTTCTATTCAAAAAAAAGAAATGAAATATCAACCTTTATGGATAAGGTAA